A segment of the Desulfuromonas acetoxidans DSM 684 genome:
GACGGGAAGAGGCGGTTGAGGCTCCTTCGCGAGCAGCAACGGTTGAAGCTCCGCCAGAGCCTGTGTCTCTCTATGATCGGATGCGTTCCGGGCTATCAAAAACCAGTTCAGCTCTTATTGGCCGTATTGATTCGTTGTTCACTGGAGCATCCACTGTAAATCAGGATGTGATAGAGGAGCTTGAAGAGATTCTGATTACCGCAGATTTTGGCATGAAAACCACGCAAATGCTGGTTGATGGCTTTCAGCAACGTGCGAAAGAGCTCAAAGAGACGGATGCGGATCAGTTGCGCGATCTGCTGAAAGATGAGATACGTCGTTTGCTCGATGTCAATGCCGAGCCCCTGGCTCTTGATCGCCATAGCCCGTTTGTTCTGATGGTGATCGGCGTGAATGGTGTCGGAAAAACCACCACAATTGGTAAGTTGGCTCAGCAGTTTTCTTCACAGGGCAAAAAGGTTGTTTTGGGGGCGGCGGATACCTTCCGGGCCGCTGCGGCCGATCAGCTCGAAGTGTGGGGGGAACGGTCGGGAGTCAAGGTGATTCGTCATGACGAAGGAGCAGACCCTGCTGCTGTTGCTTTTGATGCCGCCAAGGCCGCTGTGGCTCGTAATGCTGATATTCTTATTCTCGATACGGCTGGCCGTCTGCATACGAAGGTCAATCTGATGGAAGAGATGAAAAAGTTGTACCGGGTTCTTGGCCGTGAAATTGGTGACGCTCCCCATGAGACGCTGCTGGTGCTTGATGCTACAACGGGGCAAAACGCACTGGTGCAGGCGCGATTGTTCAAGGAGGCAGTTGGTGTTACCGGGATCGCTCTGACAAAGTTGGACGGCACGGCCAAGGGGGGGATGGCGGTCGCCATTGGTGCCGAATTGGGGTTGCCGGTTCGTTTTGTCGGCGTCGGTGAGGGGATTGAGGATTTGCGTCCCTTTGATCCGCAGATGTTTGTCGATGCTCTTTTCGAAAAACGTTAACTTTCTTGACATTTTGCAGAGGTTTACTTAACCTCATACTACTATCGAATAAATGGCTATGAGTTTGGATATTTTAGTCCGTCTGGAAGAAAAAATAGATCGGCTGCTTGCCTATAAAGAACAGCTGGAGCAGGAATGTAAACGACTGAATGAGGAGAAAGACAGCCTTGTTCAGGAACGTGAATTTGTCAGCCAGGAGTTGGACCGAATTCTGTCCCGGCTGGACTTTCTTGATCAGGAGAGCTCTTGAAGCAATCGGTTCGGGTGACGATATTAGGGCAGGATTTCTCAATACGGAGTACGCGTTCCGTGGAAGAGGTGCAGAAAGTGGCTGCCTATGTCGATGCCCGTATTGCTGAAGTGTTGGCTGCCGGTGCTACCGCAGATACGCTGGGAGCGACGGTTCTTGCCCTGATGAATGTGGCTGGATTGTATTTTGAAACCCAGCGAGAGTTGGAGCAGGCACAAAGTACGATTTCACAATCGTTGCAGACGTTAGACGAAAAATTATCCTCCGCGTTGTCCGAATAAGTCGGATGACTAAGCGATAAGCCACCGGTTTTCGATTGTGAGATCGGGATATGGCAAAGAAGTTCAAGTCAACACATCTTGATAAATAGATGCCGAATTCGGCTTTTTTTATTGTAATGCTCCGGTTAGGGTTTGATGAACCGGCGCTTTTTAGATATTGACTGTTCGCTCGTGGTAGCCTGAATTGCAGGCTTTTCGCGACGGTTCCCGCCCCAGATACCCCCATCTTGTCAATTGTTCTCCGGCAGGCTGCCATGGAGCAGAATGCCCAAACATCGCGTTCGAGAAAAACAACTGCAGCAACGACTCTCTCTGGCTGTGGATGAATACCGTCGTCTCAGCCGGTGTGCCCAGCAGCGTCTTCTGAGTTTGCCGCAGTTTGATCAGGCCCAGACGATTGCGCTTTATTCACCGATCCGGCATGAAGTTGAGACGACGTTGTTGTTTGAAGCAGCTCTGGATGCTCGAAAATGCGTGGTGTTTCCTCAGGTCAAAGATGGGCGGATGTCTTTTGCGATCACTCCTGATACGCATAGTTTTTGCCCTGGTTGTTTTGGTGTTCTGGAGCCAACCGGCTGCCAGCAGGTAGCCGTGAACCAGTTGGACCTTGTTGTTGTGCCGGGTGTCGCCTTTGGGCGCTGTGGCTCGCGACTGGGGTATGGTAAAGGGTTTTACGATCAGACGTTCGAGGTGCGACCGTCGTCCTGCCTCCTCGTGGGGCTGGGGTTTTCTTTTCAGCTTGAAGATGATCTGCCCAAAGAATCTCATGATATCGGTCTGGATTATATTGTGACCGATGAAGAGATCCTGGCATTCTGATTCGGGTTAGTAAGGTGGTTGCCCATTTAATGGGCTCCGCGAGCCTTTTTTGCAGCAGGCTCTAACAACAATTACTCTTTTACGCATCGAAGCGCAGGAGGTTTAAGTGGATACAGTAACTGGCAGTATAATGGTATTGATTGCCGTCGCCGGAGGGGCACTTGTTGGTGCCTACGTGCGACGTCGCCTTGATGAATCACAGATGGGCAGCGCCCAGCAGTTGGCATCACAAATTATTGAAGATGGAAAAAAAGAAGCTGAAACGATCCGCAAGGAAGCGGAGTTGCAGGCAAAAGATACGGTTTTAAAGGCTAAGTCCGAGTGGGAAAAGGAAGCCAAAGAGTTGCGACGCGAACTTCAGGGCCAGGAGCGGCGCCTGATTCAGCGAGAAGAAAATCTTGATCGGAAAGATCGGGTTCTCGAAACGCGCGAGAAGGAAGCTCAGCAGCGCGAGCGCGAGTTGGCGACTCAGGAAGGTGCGATTCAGCAGCGCGAAAAGAAGGTCGAGCAGTTGGTTGAAGAGCAAATGGCGCGACTTGAACAGGTCTCTGGAATGACCGGTGAAGAAGCCCGTCAACATCTGATGGAGACGATGGAAAGCCAGGCACGTCACGATGCTGCTAAGCGAATCAAGCAGATTGAGGATGAGGCTCGTGAGAGCGCAGATAAAAAAGCCAAAGAAATTCTGTCTCTGGCGATTCAACGTTATGCTGGTGATTATGTCGCTGAAAAAACCGTCAGCGTTGTGCCGCTGCCTTCCGATGAAATGAAAGGTCGAATTATTGGTCGCGAAGGCCGGAATATTCGGGCCATTGAAGCTGCGGCTGGTATTGACCTGATTATTGACGATACACCGGAGGCGGTGATTATTTCCGGATTCAACCCGGTGCGACGTGAGGTTGCCCGTCTGGCGTTGGAAAAGCTGGTGACCGATGGTCGCATCCACCCGGCCCGAATTGAAGAGATTGTTCAGAAAGCCGAAGAAGATGTGAATCAGTCGATTCGCGAGTCTGGGGAGCAGGCGACCTTTGACGTTGGGGTGCATGGCATCCATCCGGAAGTAGTTAAGTTGATCGGGCGGCTTAAATATCGGACTTCCTATGGTCAGAATATTCTTAAACATTCGCTTGAGGTCGCCTTTCTGTGTGGCGTGATGGCTGCGGAATTGGGCATTAATGTCAAGCAGGCCAAGCGGGCCGGCTTGCTCCATGACCTAGGTAAAGCGGTCGACCATGAGGTTGAAGGCTCCCATGCCATGATTGGTGCTGACCTGGCCCGTAAGTATGGCGAATCGCCGGAGATTGTGCATGCCATTGCTGCTCACCACGAAGAGGAGAAGCCGTCCAGTGTTCTGGCGGTTCTGGTTCAGGCCGCAGATGCACTATCCGGTGCGCGTCCTGGTGCGCGGCGTGAAATGTTGGAAACATACGTCAAGCGCCTAGAGGAGTTGGAGCGTATCGGCACCTCGTTTAACGGGGTCGACAGCTGCTATGCGATTCAGGCTGGCCGTGAAGTGCGTGTTATGGTTTCCAGCGATCAGGTTTCCGATGCCCATTCTCATGTGCTCGCCAAAGATATCGCAGCCAAGATTGAGACCGAAATGACCTATCCGGGTCAAATTAAGGTCAATGTTATTCGTGAAACCCGTGCCGTTGATTATGCTAAGTAGTCAAAGTGAGGCTGTACTGTGAAACTGCTTTTTGTTGGGGATGTGGTTGGTCGGGCCGGCCGACAGCTATTGTCGCGCTGCCTGGATCGGTTGGTTGATCGTCATGCGGTCGATTTTGTCGTCGTCAACGGCGAGAATGCCGCTGGCGGTTTTGGGCTGACGGAAGATGTGGTACGCGAGTTTCGCAAACTCGGTGTGCATGTCATCACCTCCGGTAATCATATCTGGGATAAGCGAGAGTTTGCCGCGCAGCTGGATCGGTTTGACGATGTGTTGCGGCCGGGAAATTATCCCGAGGGGGCGCCGGGGCGTGGCTTGGGTCTGTATGAAACCAGCGCCGGAATTAAGGTGGCGGTGATTAATCTTGAAGGCCGCGTTTTTATGAATAACCTCGATTGCCCGTTTCGACTTGCCGATCAGTATCTGGCCAGTCTCCCTGACGACGTCCGGGTGGTGATGGTGGATTTTCATGCCGAGGCCACCAGCGAAAAGATGGCTCTGGCCCATTATCTTGATGGGCGCGTGTCTGTCGTTGTGGGAACGCATACCCATGTTCCCACTGCGGATGAGCATGTTCTGCCCGGAGGAACCGCGTATCAGACCGATGTCGGTATGACCGGCAGTCGCGATTCTGTCATCGGAATCCGCAAGGAAATTGCGGTGGAAAAATTTGTTACCCAGCTTCCAGCGCGGTTTGAAGTTGCCAAAAAAGATCCTGTTCTCTGTGCTGTCCTGGTTGATATTGATGAATCCACCGGGCAGGCTCGCCATATTGACCGGGTCATGGAAGTGGCTGAATAATTATATTGTAGTTGATGAACATATCGAGTGAATTGTAGGTACTGAAAATGAATTTTGTCCAAGAGTTGACCTGGCGCGGTATGATCCACGACATCATGCCCGGAACCGAAGAACAGTTGCAAAAAGAGATGACCTCCGCGTATGTCGGCATCGATCCCACGGCGGATTCGTTGCATATCGGGCATCTGGTGAGCGTGATGATGCTCAAACATTTTCAGCTCGCCGGCCACAAGCCCATTGCTCTTGTTGGCGG
Coding sequences within it:
- the rny gene encoding ribonuclease Y, whose amino-acid sequence is MVLIAVAGGALVGAYVRRRLDESQMGSAQQLASQIIEDGKKEAETIRKEAELQAKDTVLKAKSEWEKEAKELRRELQGQERRLIQREENLDRKDRVLETREKEAQQRERELATQEGAIQQREKKVEQLVEEQMARLEQVSGMTGEEARQHLMETMESQARHDAAKRIKQIEDEARESADKKAKEILSLAIQRYAGDYVAEKTVSVVPLPSDEMKGRIIGREGRNIRAIEAAAGIDLIIDDTPEAVIISGFNPVRREVARLALEKLVTDGRIHPARIEEIVQKAEEDVNQSIRESGEQATFDVGVHGIHPEVVKLIGRLKYRTSYGQNILKHSLEVAFLCGVMAAELGINVKQAKRAGLLHDLGKAVDHEVEGSHAMIGADLARKYGESPEIVHAIAAHHEEEKPSSVLAVLVQAADALSGARPGARREMLETYVKRLEELERIGTSFNGVDSCYAIQAGREVRVMVSSDQVSDAHSHVLAKDIAAKIETEMTYPGQIKVNVIRETRAVDYAK
- a CDS encoding cell division protein ZapA, giving the protein MKQSVRVTILGQDFSIRSTRSVEEVQKVAAYVDARIAEVLAAGATADTLGATVLALMNVAGLYFETQRELEQAQSTISQSLQTLDEKLSSALSE
- a CDS encoding cell division protein ZapB encodes the protein MSLDILVRLEEKIDRLLAYKEQLEQECKRLNEEKDSLVQEREFVSQELDRILSRLDFLDQESS
- a CDS encoding TIGR00282 family metallophosphoesterase; translated protein: MKLLFVGDVVGRAGRQLLSRCLDRLVDRHAVDFVVVNGENAAGGFGLTEDVVREFRKLGVHVITSGNHIWDKREFAAQLDRFDDVLRPGNYPEGAPGRGLGLYETSAGIKVAVINLEGRVFMNNLDCPFRLADQYLASLPDDVRVVMVDFHAEATSEKMALAHYLDGRVSVVVGTHTHVPTADEHVLPGGTAYQTDVGMTGSRDSVIGIRKEIAVEKFVTQLPARFEVAKKDPVLCAVLVDIDESTGQARHIDRVMEVAE
- a CDS encoding 5-formyltetrahydrofolate cyclo-ligase; the encoded protein is MPKHRVREKQLQQRLSLAVDEYRRLSRCAQQRLLSLPQFDQAQTIALYSPIRHEVETTLLFEAALDARKCVVFPQVKDGRMSFAITPDTHSFCPGCFGVLEPTGCQQVAVNQLDLVVVPGVAFGRCGSRLGYGKGFYDQTFEVRPSSCLLVGLGFSFQLEDDLPKESHDIGLDYIVTDEEILAF
- the ftsY gene encoding signal recognition particle-docking protein FtsY, which gives rise to MQWSELMDSVYQSWRSVGEFFSGLMAQLVVLVQQAVSWLVAVYAQWGVPVEKQLLAAYATLYLGATLLVLFLVWRLVRRRRRKSLQPPAPEPAEVAPDASVGQGREEAVEAPSRAATVEAPPEPVSLYDRMRSGLSKTSSALIGRIDSLFTGASTVNQDVIEELEEILITADFGMKTTQMLVDGFQQRAKELKETDADQLRDLLKDEIRRLLDVNAEPLALDRHSPFVLMVIGVNGVGKTTTIGKLAQQFSSQGKKVVLGAADTFRAAAADQLEVWGERSGVKVIRHDEGADPAAVAFDAAKAAVARNADILILDTAGRLHTKVNLMEEMKKLYRVLGREIGDAPHETLLVLDATTGQNALVQARLFKEAVGVTGIALTKLDGTAKGGMAVAIGAELGLPVRFVGVGEGIEDLRPFDPQMFVDALFEKR